One window from the genome of Dermacentor albipictus isolate Rhodes 1998 colony unplaced genomic scaffold, USDA_Dalb.pri_finalv2 scaffold_28, whole genome shotgun sequence encodes:
- the Prosalpha7 gene encoding proteasome subunit alpha type-3, with amino-acid sequence MSSIGTGYDLSASQFSPDGRVFQVEYAQKAVENSGTAVALRGRDGVVFAVEKLVTSKLYEAGANKRIFTIDKHVGLAVAGLLADAKQVVETARVEASNYRSEYGSAIPLSYLKDRVGLYMHAYTLYSAVRPFGCGVLLGSYDTDGPQLFCIDPSGTSWGYFGCAIGKARQAAKTEMEKLNSKDLDCRQLIKEAARIIYVVHDEVKDKNFELELSWVCKESDGQHEFVPKDVYHEAETHAKTALEEESDTDDEM; translated from the exons ATGAGTTCAATTGGAACGGGCTACGATCTCTCGGCGTCGCAATTCTCGCCGGACGGGCGCGTGTTTCAAGTGGAGTACGCTCAGAAGGCGGTCGAGAATAGCGGCACGGCCGTAGCCCTGCGAGGCCGCGACGGAGTCGTTTTTGCCGTCGAGAAGCTCGTTACCTCGAAGCTGTACGAGGCTGGAGCTAACAAGCGCATTTTCACCATCGACAAGCACGTAGGACTGGCTGTGGCGGGGCTCCTGGCGGACGCCAAGCAG GTGGTGGAGACAGCACGTGTGGAAGCATCCAACTACCGCTCTGAGTACGGTTCAGCCATCCCGCTAAGCTACCTGAAGGACCGCGTTGGGCTGTACATGCATGCGTACACCCTGTACAGTGCTGTGCGTCCCTTTGGCTGCGGCGTCCTTCTTGGCAGCTATGACACGGACGGGCCACAGCTCTTCTGCATTGATCCATCGGGCACATCATGGGGCTACTTTGGATGTGCCATCGGCAAGGCACGGCAAGCTGCCAAGACTGAGATGGAGAAACTGAATTCAAAAGACCTGGACTGTAGGCAGCTCATTAAGGAAGCGGCCAGGATCATCTACGTTGTCCATGACGAGGTCAAGGACAAGAACTTTGAGCTGGAGCTCAGCTGGGTCTGCAAGGAGTCTGATGGGCAACATGAGTTTGTGCCCAAGGATGTCTACCATGAAGCAGAAACGCATGCCAAGACCGCACTTGAAGAAGAATCGGACACAGATGATGAAATGTGA